A single Primulina eburnea isolate SZY01 chromosome 11, ASM2296580v1, whole genome shotgun sequence DNA region contains:
- the LOC140806296 gene encoding uncharacterized protein, with protein MAASAASRAIFTSRAADVLPKTNFPPLSRHLLIRPFLRNSAPKRATMCCLISGVDGGGVSDEFISTRKLSFGREFSVIANMLKRIEPLDTSMISRGVSDSAKDSMKQTISTMLGLLPSDQFSITIRVSKQPLDRLIVSSIVTGYTLWNTEYRTSLMRIFDRSPDSLKRSDFTADNSRSEVRWEGFEGEESEKGVVGELEGCGEVFEKRNLQNVGKLSPEALTYIQKLESELSGVKKELYARRGQNLQLEQTKRSDNDLLEYLRSLESDTVAELSRPSSTEVEEIIHQLAQNTMHVFFKEETASDYLVDSAATSIQNYQKPANTKFCDTICTSRDYLAKLLFWCMLLGHHLRGLENRLHLSCAVGLL; from the exons ATGGCAGCCTCAGCAGCGTCGAGGGCGATCTTTACCTCACGCGCCGCCGATGTATTGCCTAAAACAAACTTCCCGCCGCTCTCCCGCCACCTCCTTATCCGCCCCTTTCTCCGTAACTCGGCTCCCAAACGCGCGACCATGTGCTGTCTGATTTCCGGCGTCGACGGGGGAGGAGTCTCGGATGAGTTCATTTCCACCAGAAAATTAAGCTTTGGGCGTGAATTCTCCGTTATCGCGAATATGTTGAAAAGAATTGAGCCTCTCGACACTTCGATGATATCTAGAGGGGTTTCGGATTCTGCCAAGGATTCTATGAAGCAGACGATTTCTACCATGCTTGGCCTTTTACCTTCCGATCAGTTTTCCATCACCATCCGGGTTTCGAAGCAACCACTTGATCGCCTCATAGTCTCGTCAATTGTCACGGG CTATACATTGTGGAACACAGAGTATAGGACATCGTTGATGAGGATTTTTGACAGATCCCCAGATAGTTTGAAAAGATCAGATTTTACGGCCGATAATAGCCGTTCGGAGGTCAGGTGGGAGGGGTTTGAAGGTGAGGAAAGCGAAAAGGGTGTTGTTGGTGAACTTGAAGGGTGTGGGGAAGTATTCGAgaagagaaatcttcaaaatgTTGGGAAGTTATCCCCAGAAGCATTGACTTATATCCAGAAATTAGAATCAGAGTTATCAGGTGTAAAGAAG GAGCTTTATGCACGGAGAGGACAAAATCTGCAGCTGGAGCAAACAAAAAGGAGTGACAATGATCTGCTCGAGTATTTAAGGTCATTGGAATCAGATACG GTAGCAGAATTATCTAGACCCTCATCAACTGAGGTGGAGGAAATTATCCACCAACTTGCTCAAAATACAATGCATGTTTTTTTCAAAGAGGAAACTGCTTCAGATTACTTGGTGGACTCAGCAGCAACCAGCATACAGAACTATCAAAAGCCCGCGAATACCAAATTTTGTGATACCATCTGCACTTCAAGGGATTACTTAGCCAAGTTGCTTTTCTG GTGCATGTTACTAGGCCATCATTTGAGAGGCTTGGAGAACAGGTTACACTTAAGCTGCGCTGTTGGTTTGTTGTAA
- the LOC140806298 gene encoding uncharacterized protein codes for MASSAALKRWLRPEVYPLFAAVGVAVGICGMQLVRNITTNPEVRVTKENRAAGVLDNFAEGEKYAEHALRKFVRNRAPEIMPSINSFFTDPKY; via the exons ATGGCTTCTTCCGCAGCCCTCAAGAGATGGCTTAGGCCCGAG GTGTACCCTTTGTTTGCTGCGGTTGGAGTCGCCGTCGGGATTTGCGGAATGCAATTGGTCCGTAACATTACCACTAACCCTGAAGTCAG GGTGACAAAAGAGAACCGTGCTGCTGGTGTGTTGGATAATTTTGCCGAGGGGGAGAAATATGCTGAACATGCTCTCAGGAAGTTCGTTCGCAACAGGGCTCCCGAAATCATGCCTTCCATCAACAGTTTCTTCACAGATCCTAAGTATTGA
- the LOC140806297 gene encoding uncharacterized protein isoform X3: protein MRFKLENMENTEDKAVAVILVGGPTKGTRFRILSFNTPEPLFPLAGHPMVGHLINSCKKIPNLAQVFLVGFYEEREFAIYVSSISNELKVPVRYLKEDKPHGSGGSLYYFRDQIMEESPSHIFMLNHDVCCSFPLPNMLEAHLSYGGMGTILVIKVSAESANQFGELVADPITKELLHYTEKPETFVSDLINCGVYVFTPQIFSAIQEVYLHMEDRVDINRASSFELQLATRSLPTDFVRLDQDILSPLAGKKQLYTYETMDFWEQIKTPGMSIKCSALYLTQFRSNSPHLLANGDGKKSAMVVGDVYIHPSAKVHPTAKIGPNVSISANVRIAAGARLISCIVLDDVEIKENAVIMHAIVGWKSSLGRWSRVQADGNYNSKFGITILGEAVTVEDEVVVINSIVLPNKMLNVSVQEEIIL, encoded by the exons ATGAG ATTCAAGTTGGAAAACATGGAGAACACGGAGGACAAGGCGGTCGCTGTAATATTGGTCGGTGGCCCTACTAAAG GGACTCGGTTTAGGATTCTTTCGTTTAACACCCCAGAACCTCTGTTTCCTCTCGCTGGTCACCCCATGGTTGGCCATCTCATCAACTCTTGCAAAAAG ATACCAAACTTGGCTCAAGTGTTTCTTGTCGGGTTCTACGAGGAGCGGGAGTTTGCGATATATGTCTCTTCAATCTCTAATGAGCTCAAAGTTCCTGTGAG ATATTTGAAAGAAGATAAACCACATGGTTCAGGAGGCAGCCTTTATTACTTCAGAGATCAAATCATGGAGGAGTCCCCT TCCCATATTTTTATGCTGAACCATGATGTCTGCTGCAGTTTTCCTCTGCCTAACATGTTGG AGGCCCATCTGAGTTATGGTGGGATGGGAACAATTCTAGTTATAAAG GTTTCTGCAGAATCTGCCAACCAGTTCGGTGAGTTAGTCGCAGATCCAATTACCAAAGAACTGTTGCATTACACAGAAAAACCTGAGACTTTT GTGAGTGATCTCATAAACTGTGGTGTTTACGTGTTCACTCCACAAATCTTTAGTGCCATCCAAGAGGTATATCTGCATATGGAGGACAGAG TTGATATAAACCGTGCATCGAGCTTTGAACTCCAATTGGCAACAAG GTCTCTTCCGACAGATTTTGTAAggttggatcaagatatattgTCACCTCTAGCTGGAAAGAAGCAACTATATACATATGAAACTATGGACTTTTGGGAACAGATCAAGACCCCAgg AATGTCAATCAAGTGTTCTGCTCTTTATCTTACTCAATTTCGAAGTAACTCTCCACATCTGCTGGCAAATGGAGATGGTAAAAAGAGTGCTATGGTTGTTGGAGATGTCTATATTCATCCATCAGCAAAAGTACATCCAACTGCAAAG ATTGGACCCAATGTCTCAATATCAGCAAATGTTCGAATAGCTGCTGGTGCAAGACTTATCAGCTGCATAGTGTTAGATGATGTAGAAATCAAG GAAAATGCTGTTATTATGCATGCTATTGTGGGGTGGAAATCATCTCTTGGACGATGGTCTCGAGTCCAG GCTGATGGCAACTACAATTCAAAGTTTGGAATTACTATCTTAG GGGAAGCTGTGACAGTTGAAGACGAAGTGGTGGTTATTAACAGTATAGTTCTTCCAAATAAGATGCTTAATGTAAGCGTACAGGAAGAAATCATCTTATAA
- the LOC140806297 gene encoding uncharacterized protein isoform X1, with the protein MRLDIKLLNACPNFSMNDPIVFKLENMENTEDKAVAVILVGGPTKGTRFRILSFNTPEPLFPLAGHPMVGHLINSCKKIPNLAQVFLVGFYEEREFAIYVSSISNELKVPVRYLKEDKPHGSGGSLYYFRDQIMEESPSHIFMLNHDVCCSFPLPNMLEAHLSYGGMGTILVIKVSAESANQFGELVADPITKELLHYTEKPETFVSDLINCGVYVFTPQIFSAIQEVYLHMEDRVDINRASSFELQLATRSLPTDFVRLDQDILSPLAGKKQLYTYETMDFWEQIKTPGMSIKCSALYLTQFRSNSPHLLANGDGKKSAMVVGDVYIHPSAKVHPTAKIGPNVSISANVRIAAGARLISCIVLDDVEIKENAVIMHAIVGWKSSLGRWSRVQADGNYNSKFGITILGEAVTVEDEVVVINSIVLPNKMLNVSVQEEIIL; encoded by the exons ATGAGGTTGGACATAAAATTACTGAATGCTTGTCCCAACTTTTCTATGAATGATCCAATCGT ATTCAAGTTGGAAAACATGGAGAACACGGAGGACAAGGCGGTCGCTGTAATATTGGTCGGTGGCCCTACTAAAG GGACTCGGTTTAGGATTCTTTCGTTTAACACCCCAGAACCTCTGTTTCCTCTCGCTGGTCACCCCATGGTTGGCCATCTCATCAACTCTTGCAAAAAG ATACCAAACTTGGCTCAAGTGTTTCTTGTCGGGTTCTACGAGGAGCGGGAGTTTGCGATATATGTCTCTTCAATCTCTAATGAGCTCAAAGTTCCTGTGAG ATATTTGAAAGAAGATAAACCACATGGTTCAGGAGGCAGCCTTTATTACTTCAGAGATCAAATCATGGAGGAGTCCCCT TCCCATATTTTTATGCTGAACCATGATGTCTGCTGCAGTTTTCCTCTGCCTAACATGTTGG AGGCCCATCTGAGTTATGGTGGGATGGGAACAATTCTAGTTATAAAG GTTTCTGCAGAATCTGCCAACCAGTTCGGTGAGTTAGTCGCAGATCCAATTACCAAAGAACTGTTGCATTACACAGAAAAACCTGAGACTTTT GTGAGTGATCTCATAAACTGTGGTGTTTACGTGTTCACTCCACAAATCTTTAGTGCCATCCAAGAGGTATATCTGCATATGGAGGACAGAG TTGATATAAACCGTGCATCGAGCTTTGAACTCCAATTGGCAACAAG GTCTCTTCCGACAGATTTTGTAAggttggatcaagatatattgTCACCTCTAGCTGGAAAGAAGCAACTATATACATATGAAACTATGGACTTTTGGGAACAGATCAAGACCCCAgg AATGTCAATCAAGTGTTCTGCTCTTTATCTTACTCAATTTCGAAGTAACTCTCCACATCTGCTGGCAAATGGAGATGGTAAAAAGAGTGCTATGGTTGTTGGAGATGTCTATATTCATCCATCAGCAAAAGTACATCCAACTGCAAAG ATTGGACCCAATGTCTCAATATCAGCAAATGTTCGAATAGCTGCTGGTGCAAGACTTATCAGCTGCATAGTGTTAGATGATGTAGAAATCAAG GAAAATGCTGTTATTATGCATGCTATTGTGGGGTGGAAATCATCTCTTGGACGATGGTCTCGAGTCCAG GCTGATGGCAACTACAATTCAAAGTTTGGAATTACTATCTTAG GGGAAGCTGTGACAGTTGAAGACGAAGTGGTGGTTATTAACAGTATAGTTCTTCCAAATAAGATGCTTAATGTAAGCGTACAGGAAGAAATCATCTTATAA
- the LOC140806297 gene encoding uncharacterized protein isoform X2, whose protein sequence is MVLFKLENMENTEDKAVAVILVGGPTKGTRFRILSFNTPEPLFPLAGHPMVGHLINSCKKIPNLAQVFLVGFYEEREFAIYVSSISNELKVPVRYLKEDKPHGSGGSLYYFRDQIMEESPSHIFMLNHDVCCSFPLPNMLEAHLSYGGMGTILVIKVSAESANQFGELVADPITKELLHYTEKPETFVSDLINCGVYVFTPQIFSAIQEVYLHMEDRVDINRASSFELQLATRSLPTDFVRLDQDILSPLAGKKQLYTYETMDFWEQIKTPGMSIKCSALYLTQFRSNSPHLLANGDGKKSAMVVGDVYIHPSAKVHPTAKIGPNVSISANVRIAAGARLISCIVLDDVEIKENAVIMHAIVGWKSSLGRWSRVQADGNYNSKFGITILGEAVTVEDEVVVINSIVLPNKMLNVSVQEEIIL, encoded by the exons ATGGTGCT ATTCAAGTTGGAAAACATGGAGAACACGGAGGACAAGGCGGTCGCTGTAATATTGGTCGGTGGCCCTACTAAAG GGACTCGGTTTAGGATTCTTTCGTTTAACACCCCAGAACCTCTGTTTCCTCTCGCTGGTCACCCCATGGTTGGCCATCTCATCAACTCTTGCAAAAAG ATACCAAACTTGGCTCAAGTGTTTCTTGTCGGGTTCTACGAGGAGCGGGAGTTTGCGATATATGTCTCTTCAATCTCTAATGAGCTCAAAGTTCCTGTGAG ATATTTGAAAGAAGATAAACCACATGGTTCAGGAGGCAGCCTTTATTACTTCAGAGATCAAATCATGGAGGAGTCCCCT TCCCATATTTTTATGCTGAACCATGATGTCTGCTGCAGTTTTCCTCTGCCTAACATGTTGG AGGCCCATCTGAGTTATGGTGGGATGGGAACAATTCTAGTTATAAAG GTTTCTGCAGAATCTGCCAACCAGTTCGGTGAGTTAGTCGCAGATCCAATTACCAAAGAACTGTTGCATTACACAGAAAAACCTGAGACTTTT GTGAGTGATCTCATAAACTGTGGTGTTTACGTGTTCACTCCACAAATCTTTAGTGCCATCCAAGAGGTATATCTGCATATGGAGGACAGAG TTGATATAAACCGTGCATCGAGCTTTGAACTCCAATTGGCAACAAG GTCTCTTCCGACAGATTTTGTAAggttggatcaagatatattgTCACCTCTAGCTGGAAAGAAGCAACTATATACATATGAAACTATGGACTTTTGGGAACAGATCAAGACCCCAgg AATGTCAATCAAGTGTTCTGCTCTTTATCTTACTCAATTTCGAAGTAACTCTCCACATCTGCTGGCAAATGGAGATGGTAAAAAGAGTGCTATGGTTGTTGGAGATGTCTATATTCATCCATCAGCAAAAGTACATCCAACTGCAAAG ATTGGACCCAATGTCTCAATATCAGCAAATGTTCGAATAGCTGCTGGTGCAAGACTTATCAGCTGCATAGTGTTAGATGATGTAGAAATCAAG GAAAATGCTGTTATTATGCATGCTATTGTGGGGTGGAAATCATCTCTTGGACGATGGTCTCGAGTCCAG GCTGATGGCAACTACAATTCAAAGTTTGGAATTACTATCTTAG GGGAAGCTGTGACAGTTGAAGACGAAGTGGTGGTTATTAACAGTATAGTTCTTCCAAATAAGATGCTTAATGTAAGCGTACAGGAAGAAATCATCTTATAA
- the LOC140806299 gene encoding uncharacterized protein has product MADRRHHHQQHRPHSISLPPRATIPTTTSSTPRPSYPFARYPPSTPTPTPSKHRLPISRPSVGATSYSFLFLLLFSLRSLYSLLPFLRSSPPSFSIFPFSFLVSLLSFLLTLSFSLFTSSFAKNSAYLKSRRLIFSITSIGRSQLKLLVAKSILLAVVFLLRFQALRYCGTAAMILAELSGNVVSRFMTDGKDRSLVNASSIGSSKLRGFIALFSGLLLLSISWDRIECFPLSHVNVSSRGLLVFASGNCLRIWPMLLPFLSGFLGYYERVLSNWGDVRELGAKRVRIITLFFTTVTLFIPAVISMFVFETEGDSISLPSLGWPLANTVVFGVLLSENCTDEKAAGSKDFRREYFITFVYTLVLELLYFPELSLWGLLICGLLLWISVRELDLVNFSYPELGSESSESFSATVMKPIRHVLSERKSRKIALFLLINAAYMVVEFVAGFMSNSLGLISDACHMLFDCAALAIGLYASYISRLPANGQFNYGRGRFEVLSGYVNAVFLVLVGILITLESLERILDPQEISTGSLLAVSIGGLVVNVVGLIFFHEEHHHAHGGSGTCSHSHSDSHSQLETHSHSRSLSETHSQSHTELKAHSHCHHHNHDHHSHENDEVEDKLREFITVMNDSNEKLGVNHDSKCSFDHEHKKCHHDADHDHHHDGQHHCHHHLAEKPNLNHHHNDQHDHHHHHHSHVDQCYHNHGPTDPLLERKEKEKDHHHHHHHHIDHNMRGIFLHVLADTLGSVGVVISTLLIKYKGWLIADPACSIFISALIVLSVIPLLRNSAEILMQRVPRFCEHELKEALNKVMKLKGIVGIQNLHVWSFTNTDVVGTIHLHVSADSNKSFAKSQVLHILHDAGVKDLTMQIEAVGSDERNQG; this is encoded by the coding sequence ATGGCAGACCGCCGCCATCACCACCAGCAACACCGACCACATAGCATATCACTTCCCCCACGCGCCACCATCCCCACCACCACTAGTAGCACCCCACGCCCATCCTACCCCTTCGCCCGTTACCCTCCTTCAACCCCTACGCCTACCCCCTCCAAACACCGTCTTCCAATCTCCAGACCCTCCGTCGGCGCCACCTCCTACTCTTTCCTCTTTCTGCTCCTCTTCTCCCTCCGCTCCCTCTACTCTCTCCTCCCATTCCTCCGTTCATCTCCTCCCTCTTTCTCCATCTTCCCTTTCTCTTTTCTCGTCTCCCTCCTCTCTTTTCTGCTCACCCTCTCGTTCTCTCTTTTTACCTCGAGCTTTGCCAAGAATTCTGCTTACCTTAAATCTCGGAGGCTCATTTTTTCCATCACTTCAATAGGCCGATCCCAGCTCAAACTCCTAGTCGCCAAATCAATCCTTCTTGCGGTTGTTTTTTTACTTAGATTTCAGGCGTTACGATATTGTGGCACAGCAGCGATGATTTTAGCTGAGTTATCCGGTAATGTAGTGTCGCGCTTTATGACAGATGGTAAAGATCGGAGCCTTGTTAATGCGAGTTCGATTGGATCATCGAAGCTGCGTGGATTCATTGCTTTGTTTTCTGGGTTGCTTTTGTTGTCTATTAGTTGGGATCGAATCGAATGCTTTCCTTTATCACACGTGAATGTTAGCAGTAGAGGTCTTTTGGTGTTTGCTAGTGGAAATTGTCTGAGGATTTGGCCAATGTTACTTCCTTTTTTATCtggatttttgggatattaTGAGCGGGTTTTATCAAACTGGGGGGATGTTCGAGAGCTTGGTGCGAAACGGGTTCGTATAATCACTTTGTTTTTTACAACTGTTACTCTTTTTATACCTGCTGTCATCAGTATGTTTGTGTTTGAAACTGAGGGTGATAGCATTTCCTTGCCGAGTCTTGGCTGGCCACTAGCAAACACCGTGGTTTTTGGTGTGCTGTTGAGTGAGAATTGTACTGACGAGAAAGCAGCTGGTTCAAAAGATTTTCGAAGGGAGTACTTCATAACTTTTGTGTACACTCTTGTTTTGGAGTTGTTATATTTTCCGGAGCTTTCACTGTGGGGATTACTGATTTGCGGGTTGTTGCTTTGGATTTCAGTGAGAGAGTTGGATCTTGTTAATTTTAGCTATCCTGAATTGGGTTCTGAATCCTCAGAGTCCTTTAGTGCAACAGTGATGAAGCCTATTAGGCATGTCTTGAGCGAACGGAAGTCGCGCAAGATTGCTCTGTTTTTATTGATCAATGCTGCTTACATGGTTGTTGAATTTGTGGCGGGTTTCATGAGTAACAGTCTGGGGTTGATATCCGATGCCTGTCACATGTTGTTTGACTGTGCTGCTCTGGCTATTGGTTTGTATGCATCTTACATTTCACGATTGCCAGCAAATGGTCAATTCAACTATGGTCGTGGCAGGTTTGAGGTTCTCTCAGGTTATGTCAATGCTGTTTTTCTTGTTCTAGTGGGAATATTAATTACGCTCGAGTCGCTTGAGCGAATTTTAGACCCTCAAGAGATTTCTACTGGCAGTCTGCTGGCAGTTTCGATTGGAGGGCTGGTTGTGAATGTTGTTGGTCTGATCTTCTTTCATGAGGAGCATCACCATGCCCATGGTGGATCTGGAACATGTTCTCATTCACATTCCGACTCTCATAGCCAGTTGGAAACTCATTCCCACTCTCGCAGCCTTTCAGAAACTCATTCTCAATCCCATACCGAGTTGAAAGCCCATTCCCATTGCCATCACCATAACCATGATCATCATTCAcatgaaaatgatgaagttgaAGACAAACTCAGGGAGTTCATTACTGTGATGAACGATTCCAATGAGAAATTGGGTGTGAATCATGATAGCAAGTGTAGTTTTGATCATGAACACAAAAAATGTCATCATGATGCTGATCATGATCACCACCATGATGGTCAACACCACTGCCATCACCACCTTGCTGAGAAACCCAACCTCAATCACCACCACAATGACCAACACGACCACCACCACCATCATCATTCTCATGTTGATCAATGTTATCATAATCATGGTCCTACTGACCCACTGTTGGAAAGAAAGGAAAAGGAGAAGGATCACCATcatcaccaccaccaccacatcGACCACAATATGCGAGGCATCTTCTTGCACGTCTTGGCAGACACATTGGGAAGTGTTGGAGTCGTCATTTCAACCTTATTAATCAAGTACAAGGGATGGCTTATCGCTGACCCTGCCTGCTCAATATTTATATCTGCCCTTATCGTGTTATCTGTGATACCTTTGCTCAGAAATTCTGCTGAAATCTTGATGCAAAGAGTTCCTAGGTTTTGCGAGCATGAGTTGAAGGAAGCTCTTAATAAAGTGATGAAGCTCAAGGGCATTGTTGGCATTCAAAATCTACATGTCTGGAGTTTCACCAACACAGATGTCGTGGGAACTATCCATCTTCATGTCTCGGCAGATTCTAACAAGTCTTTCGCAAAAAGCCAAGTATTACACATTTTACATGATGCTGGGGTTAAGGATTTGACCATGCAGATTGAAGCTGTCGGCTCTGATGAAAGAAATCAAGGCTGA
- the LOC140804856 gene encoding metalloendoproteinase 3-MMP-like, which produces MALKYFQLLFSVTIFFLVSSNIGLATRHAPDYKNLHSPFEFIKHLEGCHKGNKSKEIQLLKNYLQRFGYLDLDQAHADDDIFDDALEAAVKTYQSNFHINPTGILDVSTVSKMVVSRCGVPDIFKGMNSMRADREKHDSGSAVHVVSHYSFFPNSPRWPPTKTHLTYNILPDTPSNAVGPVRRAFNKWASATHFTFSQVQGNQGADLVIGFFRLDHGDGHEFDGPGGTLAHAFAPTTGRFDYDADEPWVDGMVTGAFDLETVAIHEIGHLLGLGHSSIEGAIMYPSIPDGVTKNLHEDDIRGIRALYNV; this is translated from the coding sequence ATGGCACTTAAATATTTTCAACTCTTATTTTCTGTCACTATATTTTTCCTAGTTTCTTCTAACATTGGCCTTGCTACGAGACATGCGCCAGATTACAAAAATCTGCACTCCCCGTTTGAGTTCATCAAACACTTGGAAGGGTGTCACAAGGGAAACAAATCGAAAGAAATCCAACTACTCAAGAACTACCTTCAAAGATTTGGTTATCTTGACCTAGATCAAGCGCATGCCGATGACGACATTTTTGACGACGCCCTCGAGGCCGCCGTCAAAACCTATCAAAGTAATTTCCATATTAATCCGACCGGGATACTGGATGTTAGCACGGTTTCGAAAATGGTCGTATCTCGATGCGGCGTGCCTGATATATTCAAAGGGATGAACTCAATGCGAGCTGATAGGGAAAAACACGACTCTGGTTCTGCAGTCCACGTCGTGTCACACTATAGTTTTTTTCCAAATAGTCCAAGATGGCCACCTACTAAGACACACTTGACCTATAACATTTTACCCGATACACCAAGCAATGCCGTCGGCCCCGTGAGACGGGCCTTTAACAAATGGGCGTCCGCCACTCATTTCACATTTTCACAGGTCCAAGGCAATCAAGGTGCTGATTTGGTTATTGGGTTTTTCCGGCTTGACCATGGAGACGGACACGAGTTCGATGGTCCAGGTGGTACCCTAGCCCACGCTTTCGCGCCAACAACCGGGAGGTTCGATTATGATGCAGATGAACCTTGGGTCGATGGGATGGTCACGGGAGCATTCGACCTCGAAACGGTGGCGATCCACGAAATCGGGCACCTTCTTGGCCTTGGACATAGCTCGATTGAAGGAGCAATTATGTACCCATCCATCCCCGATGGAGTGACAAAAAATTTGCATGAAGATGACATTCGGGGAATCAGAGCTTTATATAATGTTTAA
- the LOC140804675 gene encoding uncharacterized protein produces the protein MVDPQVTITLGRSGQKVVKETTGVSDGGILSAWVRLGSKRSLAESFGTGTDDSYCFNDKRTRGDTSGGSDIYNINLDDNILDPKDLRLKLTCKRISRRIEFEIEERKKAELHEKMARAIRVLESPERSLLTKIPSSSGAAEPSKMDSISSSYTSQATNGARPKSPERVAKHSSGFSIPRTAADQLSHVPSIRPMDASRTSQFLISDPMEYSAERSFLANIPISRAAAEPHQMDPVSSYTSRATTGERPQSSNRVARYFNGFSTPVVDQLLHVPSIRPTDPLRTAQFLISDPLELPKFPLPAMSTAHVDSSKLVKELPPVTGSMFETPFTDFLPPTVRSLLHSLGLGKYAINFEAEEIDMVALKQMGELDLNELGIPMGPRKKILSALHSMRPRVSLSSTWSNSPHISTSLDHKDSSYFNRI, from the exons ATGGTGGATCCCCAAGTCACGATCACCCTCGGCCGTTCTGGGCAA AAAGTGGTGAAGGAGACAACGGGGGTCTCTGATGGCGGCATTCTTAGTGCCTGGGTGCGATTAGGAAGCAAAAGGTCTTTGGCGGAGTCTTTTGGGACTGGTACTGATGATTCATATTGTTTTAACGATAAACG GACTAGAGGTGACACGAGTGGAGGGAGCGATATATACAACATTAATCTCGATG ATAATATCTTAGACCCAAAGGACCTTAGATTGAAATTGACATGCAAGAGAATTTCTAGGCGTATAGAATTTGAAATCGAGGAGAGGAAAAAGGCAGAGCTTCATGAGAAGATGGCCAGAGCTATTCGGGTTCTGGAATCACCGGAAAGGAGCCTCTTGACAAAAATTCCATCATCAAGTGGAGCTGCTGAACCATCTAAGATGGATTCAATCAGCAGTTCTTATACTTCTCAGGCTACAAATGGAGCTAGACCCAAATCCCCTGAAAGAGTTGCAAAACATTCTAGTGGGTTTTCTATTCCTAGGACTGCAGCTGATCAGCTCTCACATGTGCCATCAATTAGGCCTATGGATGCCTCGAGAACTTCCCAGTTCTTGATTAGCGACCCCATGGAATATTCAGCCGAAAGGAGCTTCCTGGCAAATATTCCAATATCAAGGGCAGCTGCTGAACCTCATCAGATGGATCCTGTCAGCAGTTATACTTCTCGGGCTACAACTGGAGAGAGACCCCAATCCTCTAACAGAGTGGCAAGATATTTTAATGGGTTTTCCACTCCTGTAGTTGATCAGCTTCTTCATGTGCCATCAATTAGGCCTACGGATCCATTAAGAACTGCTCAATTCTTGATTAGCGATCCCTTGGAATTGCCAAAGTTCCCTTTACCTGCAATGTCAACGGCCCATGTGGATTCTTCCAAGCTGGTTAAGGAACTTCCTCCAGTAACTGGTAGCATGTTTGAGACCCCTTTCACG GACTTCCTACCTCCCACCGTGAGAAGTTTGTTGCATTCGCTAGGTTTGGGAAAATATGCTATCAATTTTGAAGCTGAAGAG ATTGACATGGTTGCACTGAAACAAATGGGAGAATTAGACCTGAATGAATTGGGGATACCAATG GGACCAAGAAAGAAGATACTTTCTGCGTTGCATTCCATGCGTCCGAGAGTAAGTCTATCTTCCACATGGAGTAATTCTCCTCATATCTCAACTTCATTAGATCATAAGGATTCCTCATATTTTAATCGAATTTGA